One genomic region from Lineus longissimus chromosome 6, tnLinLong1.2, whole genome shotgun sequence encodes:
- the LOC135489780 gene encoding uncharacterized protein LOC135489780, producing the protein MHRPGEKHVNADSLSRYPLEEGEEHEHSISEPISDIQESIIEDLSTQVEAEECTRTCSLASPESEFCRVLRIDVDAPAGIVEAQKADGDLKTVRKWLEAGERPPKSKLLQFSFALRRWWSVFGQLELKNDLVYYRWESMRENSSELRVVVPDSMKLEIFRLGHSDNTAGHFGVHKTLRRIRQTFYFTGLDAFVKEQIKKCRTCERRRSPIPHRRAPLQDMLVCRPLDRIGMDIVGPFPAGKDYNRVILVVQDYLTNVQESTGFTPARLMLGREMVTPLSFVAGRPPGEPCDDVGTYAEDVEQRMRSAFDMVEESLGAAHKRQKVVYDSRKHGKKFELGDRVWLHSPAVKRGLSRKLHKPWTGPFVIVKVLSDVNFKIQLEGGRKSYVVHFNRLKPCYSDQVAPEQLSQSNTEQAAAAVEPRDVTVTVPESGRDVPGEVEWQDDAIDFDPEDVEVETEPVVVVPAVSPIRTRRGRKIELPFRFRNDFVMRCRNFSLSRVNLEGT; encoded by the exons ATGCATAGGCCAGGTGAGAAGCATGTAAATGCGGACAGTTTAAGTAGATATCCCCTGGAGGAGGGTGAAGAGCATGAACATTCCATTAGTGAACCAATAAGTGACATTCAAGAATCAATTATAGAGGATCTGAGTACCCAGGTGGAAGCTGAGGAATGCactcgtacatgtagtttagctAGCCCTGAGTCTGAGTTTTGTCGTGTTTTGAGAATAGATGTTGATGCTCCTGCAGGTATAGTGGAGGCGCAGAAAGCTGATGGTGACCTAAAGACTGTTCGGAAGTGGTTGGAAGCTGGAGAACGTCCGCCGAAATCGAAGTTGCTCCAGTTCTCATTCGCCCTTCGTCGTTGGTGGTCGGTGTTTGGTCAGTTAgaactgaagaatgatttggttTACTACAGATGGGAGTCAATGAGAGAGAACAGTAGTGAACTTCGTGTAGTGGTTCCTGATAGtatgaaattagaaattttccgaTTGGGACACTCTGATAACACAGCTGGTCATTTTGGGGTGCATAAAACCCTAAGGCGTATACGTCAGACTTTCTATTTTACAGGCTTGGATGCGTTTGTGAAGGAGCAGATCAAGAAGTGCAGGACATGTGAGCGGCGTCGTAGTCCGATACCTCATAGGCGAGCACCTCTTCAGGACATGTTGGTTTGCAGACCGCTTGATAGGATTGGAATGGACATCGTTGGACCGTTTCCGGCTGGTAAAGATTACAATCGCGTGATTTTGGTCGTCCAGGACTATCTGACAAA CGTCCAGGAGTCCACTGGTTTCACGCCTGCACGGTTGATGTTGGGACGAGAGATGGTGACGCCGTTGTCGTTCGTTGCTGGTAGACCACCTGGTGAGCCGTGTGATGACGTTGGTACTTACGCAGAGGATGTTGAGCAGAGAATGAGGTCGGCTTTTGACATGGTTGAGGAGAGTTTGGGTGCCGCACACAAGAGACAGAAAGTGGTGTACGATTCGAGGAAGCATGGGAAAAAGTTCGAGTTAGGAGATCGTGTTTGGTTGCATTCGCCGGCGGTCAAGCGTGGATTGAGTCGGAAGTTGCATAAGCCGTGGACTGGACCATTCGTGATAGTGAAAGTGCTATCAGACGTGAATTTTAAGATTCAGCTGGAGGGCGGACGCAAATCGTACGTAGTGCATTTCAATAGGCTAAAACCGTGTTACTCAGATCAAGTGGCGCCTGAGCAGTTGTCTCAGTCAAATACTGAGCAAGCGGCTGCTGCTGTTGAACCGCGTGATGTGACTGTGACTGTTCCAGAATCTGGGAGAGATGTACCAGGAGAAGTGGAGTGGCAGGATGATGCGATAGACTTTGACCCGGAGGATGTGGAAGTGGAAACCGAGCCTGTGGTTGTTGTGCCTGCGGTCTCGCCAATCCGTACTAGGAGGGGTCGGAAAATAGAACTGCCATTTCGATTTCGAAATGATTTTGTAATGAGATGCAGAAATTTCAGCCTTTCCAGGGTCAACCTTGAAGGGACGTGA